A region from the Achromobacter seleniivolatilans genome encodes:
- a CDS encoding lysozyme inhibitor LprI family protein, whose translation MKLGFPAVRLLCLAGLFALSAPALAIDCKKASSAAEKLICSDKKTVAADAELNRAYAAILKQAPDSEVRTMLVESQKRWVAARDRALDTLINTPDALSDDQSASDIARELIQNRTAEFKETQKKSATPAIISRAIAQKQFQAQFTGGAFAGYSTSCDVLPRDYVNYGCFAIRHYQNNDRVCSVDESWASGAVYTKRYVAKVVNGKPEAIASCSFNSEDEACSDAEGKTKWNMSPEQPKHVYTSEPLSKIDGEVFDSDDFAWVKTCLADPVYPPAK comes from the coding sequence TGGCTGGATTGTTCGCGTTGTCGGCGCCTGCGTTGGCAATCGATTGCAAGAAGGCCAGCAGTGCCGCCGAAAAGCTGATTTGCTCGGACAAAAAGACCGTGGCAGCAGATGCAGAGCTGAACCGGGCTTACGCCGCGATACTGAAACAGGCGCCGGACAGCGAGGTCCGCACGATGCTGGTGGAAAGCCAGAAGCGCTGGGTTGCAGCAAGAGACCGGGCGCTGGACACGCTGATCAACACGCCCGATGCGCTGTCCGATGACCAATCCGCGAGCGATATCGCACGCGAGCTGATCCAGAATCGCACGGCAGAGTTCAAAGAGACCCAAAAGAAATCGGCCACGCCCGCCATCATCAGCCGCGCTATTGCCCAAAAGCAGTTTCAAGCGCAATTTACCGGCGGCGCCTTTGCCGGATATTCAACGTCGTGTGACGTGCTGCCGCGTGATTACGTGAACTACGGCTGCTTTGCAATCCGCCACTATCAGAACAACGACCGGGTGTGCTCGGTTGATGAGTCCTGGGCGTCGGGCGCCGTCTACACCAAGCGCTACGTTGCCAAGGTAGTGAACGGCAAACCCGAAGCCATCGCTTCGTGTTCGTTCAACAGCGAAGATGAAGCATGCTCGGATGCTGAGGGCAAGACGAAATGGAACATGTCTCCTGAACAGCCAAAGCACGTTTATACGTCTGAGCCGTTGTCGAAGATCGACGGAGAGGTTTTCGATTCAGACGATTTCGCATGGGTGAAGACTTGCCTGGCTGACCCTGTGTATCCGCCAGCCAAGTAA